One genomic window of Salvia miltiorrhiza cultivar Shanhuang (shh) chromosome 4, IMPLAD_Smil_shh, whole genome shotgun sequence includes the following:
- the LOC131021151 gene encoding uncharacterized protein LOC131021151, whose translation MALPTDSRLSRHPLPPPCRPSPPPSPDPPPSVARRRRCLPPPPPDPPPSVAPSTAFPHHHTRSAAVAFPTITRSATLCRPLRYLPPPSHQIRRCCLPPLSPDPPPSVAPRRRCLPPPPPDPPPFVTSSVAFPQHHTRSAAVAFPHHH comes from the coding sequence ATGGCACTGCCCACTGACTCCCGCCTCAGCCGTCACCCTCTGCCGCCGCCCTGCCGCCCTtctccaccaccatcaccagatccgcCACCCTCTGTCGCCCGCCGCCGCCGttgccttcccccaccaccaccagaTCCACCACCCTCTGTCGCCCCCTCCactgccttcccccaccaccacaccagatccgccgccgttGCCTTccccaccatcaccagatccgcCACCCTCTGTCGCCCCCTCCGCTACCTTCCCCCACCATCACACCAGATCCGCCGCTGTTGCCTTCCCCCACTATCACCAGATCCGCCACCCTCTGTCGCCCCCCGCCGCCGttgccttcccccaccaccaccagaTCCGCCACCCTTTGTCACCTCCTCCGTTGCCTTCCCCCAGCACcacaccagatccgccgccgttgccttcccccaccaccactaG